A single window of Scylla paramamosain isolate STU-SP2022 chromosome 41, ASM3559412v1, whole genome shotgun sequence DNA harbors:
- the LOC135092797 gene encoding prostaglandin E2 receptor EP4 subtype-like, translated as MGAVLPVQRAEAEFVPHCVLPPPLHPHLDRLLGGNWSPPPPAIVSYAFGRWMGGRDMCLFHGFVMILVQELTHLTVAGMAVERLLAICHGYLYERLVTHTRCWYLLASIWVFSLLLCLLPLFGLGELYLQYPFTWCYVNIHLCSNSPLRHRIFTTSLGVLNVGCIVTVVACNVCVVGSLLRMRLSRRVPAHLSSGRRPSVQRDQELQMVVLLVVITISFVVSWAPLNIILVGNLMWPPHVTREDHMRDLVAIRLASISQILDPWVYIICRVIFKSKLWRCWRRALVGRRWSRRRSSHSVKIKSIADESHSEPSCGPAPHPAPPRASLPAQEGVGGAPGLGDDTALGNGIPPLGPPWQGTHAHITPAGLNSSPHHPDALQNASTLVSGTGEGAPLARSVSLAIPIPLFICEHYSMAQQGAGHLAPCWPDPAMLSTGQQVLRARSCCLDHHLPLPAMPGVPRSYSWGCRAAGHTKPHHRSCSTQTLPGDAHTTQHAQTPTHAPAGITPPGE; from the exons ATGGGCGCTGTGCTACCTGTACAGCGGGCAGAGGCGGAGTTCGTCCCACACTGtgttctacctcctcctctgcacCCTCATCTGGACAGACTTCTGGGGGGAAACTGgtcaccaccgccgcctgcCATTGTTTCCTATGCGTTCgggagatggatgggtggg CGAGACATGTGTTTGTTCCACGGCTTCGTCATGATCTTGGTGCAGGAACTCACTCACCTCACCGTGGCGGGCATGGCGGTGGAAAGACTGCTTGCCATCTGTCACGGGTACCTTTACGAGCGGCTGGTTACCCACACCCGCTgctg GTACCTCTTGGCCTCTATCTGGGTGTTCTCACTCCTACTGTGCCTCCTACCGCTGTTTGGCCTCGGGGAATTGTATCTGCAGTACCCCTTCACCTGGTGCTATGTCAACATTCACCTCTGCTCCAACAGTCCGCTCAGGCACCGCATCTTCACTACGAGTCTTGGCGTCCTCAATGTTGGGTGTATTGTGACAGTGGTAGCCTGCAATGTGTGTGTTGTAg GGTCACTTCTGCGCATGCGTCTGTCTCGCCGAGTTCCCGCGCACCTCAGCTCTGGGCGTCGACCTTCTGTGCAGCGTGACCAAGAGCTGCAGATGGTGGTGCTTCTAGTCGTCATTACCATCTCCTTTGTCGTGTCCTGGGCCCCTCTTAAT ATCATCCTTGTGGGGAATCTAATGTGGCCGCCGCACGTGACCAGGGAGGATCACATGAGGGACTTGGTAGCTATTCGCCTCGCCTCTATCAGCCAGATTCTTGATCCTTGGGTGTACATCATCTGCAGAGTG attttcAAGTCGAAGTTGTGGCGGTGCTGGCGGCGCGCGCTGGTGGGGAGGCGGTGGTCGAGACGCCGCAGCTCCCACTCAGTCAAAATCAAGTCCATAGCGGATGAATCTCACAGCGAGCCTTCTTGCGGCCCCGCCCCACATCCTGCCCCTCCCCGCGCCTCGCTCCCCGCCCAGGAGGGAGTGGGTGGCGCCCCTG GTCTAGGCGATGACACCGCCCTAGGCAACGGCATCCCGCCCTTGGGACCACCCTGGCAGGGAACACACGCCCACATCACGCCCGCTGGCCTTAACTCCTCACCTCATCACCCAGACGCCCTACAGAACGCCTCTACGCTCGTGTCAGGGACAGGGGAAGGCGCCCCCCTCGCCCGCAGCGTCTCCTTGGCCATCCCTATCCCCTTGTTCATCTGTGAGCACTACAGCATGGCGCAGCAGGGGGCAGGCCATCTCGCGCCCTGCTGGCCAGACCCTGCCATGCTCTCTACAGGCCAGCAGGTGCTCCGTGCAAGGTCCTGCTGCCTGGATCACCACCTGCCTCTGCCAGCCATGCCAG GTGTCCCTCGCAGCTACTCTTGGGGATGCAGGGCGGCGGGCCACACCAAACCTCACCACCGCTCCTGCAGCACCCAAACACTCCCAGGGGACGCCCACACCACACAGCACGCccagacacccacacacgcccCTGCCGGCATCACACCACCTGGGGAGTGA